A genomic stretch from Penaeus monodon isolate SGIC_2016 chromosome 25, NSTDA_Pmon_1, whole genome shotgun sequence includes:
- the LOC119589078 gene encoding LOW QUALITY PROTEIN: maltase-glucoamylase, intestinal-like (The sequence of the model RefSeq protein was modified relative to this genomic sequence to represent the inferred CDS: inserted 1 base in 1 codon; substituted 1 base at 1 genomic stop codon; added 76 bases not found in genome assembly): MSQYEPTHRERGNRSGTNTMKICLTLLAVALVGTLSLGQHTKLQAIECPFPEGQDAASETKCAEYTACEWTDGRCHMVSNDVGGYVVDGEAQDTGRGFKVNLKKADASVTMFGGDVTDLVFEVIYHENYHVQVKIYDQANARYEVPLPLNLPAEAETEPLYSVSVSGNGEPFHFNVNRNTNGNTMYGPLTFEDQFIQIHTELMSTYLYGFGENTHTSFRQVFEPRTTFPIFARDQPVGTDPMNEYGHHPYYMVMEDDLGNSHSVLLHNSNAMEYSTFLLDDGTPTLTLRTIGGIIDLHFFLGPDPEDLNLQYANMVGTPAMPTYWSLGFHLSRWGYNSTDGVRAARERMKAMGIPQDVQTCDIDYMDRQRDFTYDPVNWGDMPDLINELHNDNIKVTLILDPALVIDFDNYAPAARGKESDVFIKWSEPSLVPSDQEPGTDDYMVGYVWPDTKTIFPDFLKPETATWWTSELKLFHDVLQYDAIWIDMKESRPTRTNXQAWTXEGKDPWSLKCPENKWDSPPYPTMMIRVGDNQSKKISDHTICMSGNQTDGTKTYLHYDVHSLYGLTETIATYNGLTEVFPNKRPVVLSRSTFPGSGKYAVHWLGDNAADWKQMHMSIIGMFDFNMFGLPMVGADVCGFFNEPDLEMCARWMQVGAFYPFSRNHNTMGTADQDPGIWPEVGEISREVLTLRYKYLPFLYSLFHKSHMHGNSVIRPLLNEFPADVPARDVDDQFLWGSGLMVAPVITQGATSREVYFPQGLWYDLVYAKLVATGPTTQTVSAPLEIIPVYVRGGYILPYQVPALNTVESRKNPFGLTVALDELMIALGEIFWDDGEALEHVMSESYMSKLAYYQDELTMTVRHGQDVVAGINLETIDILGFPKDAQRISVNGADITSSSWQYDADASLLSIYISVPLADDLNIKIYYDNGL; the protein is encoded by the exons TCCTGGCGGTGGCGCTGGTGGGGACCCTTTCCCTCGGCCAGCACACGAAGCTGCAGGCGATCGAGTGTCCATTTCCAG AGGGTCAAGACGCCGCTTCAGAAACAAAGTGCGCTGAGTACACAGCCTGTGAGTGGACGGATGGCAGATGCCACATGGTCAGCAATGATGTGGGAGGCTATGTGGTGGACGGTGAAGCTCAGGACACCGGCAGAGGATTCaag GTTAACTTGAAGAAAGCAGATGCCTCCGTAACCATGTTTGGTGGAGACGTGACCGACCTCGTGTTTGAAGTTATCTACCATGAGAACTACCATGTGCAAGTCAAG ATTTATGACCAGGCCAACGCACGGTATGAAGTCCCATTGCCACTAAACCTGCCAGCTGAAGCCGAGACAGAGCCTCTTTACTCCGTCAGCGTCAGCGGCAACGGGGAACCATTCCACTTTAACGTCAACAGGAACACGAACGGCAACACCATGTAC GGACCCCTGACGTTTGAGGACCAGTTCATCCAAATCCACACAGAACTCATGTCTACCTACTTGTACGGCTTCGGCGAGAACACCCACACGTCTTTCCGTCAGGTGTTCGAGCCCCGCACGACCTTCCCGATCTTCGCTAGGGACCAGCCTGTTGGGACG GATCCCATGAACGAGTATGGTCACCACCCCTACTACATGGTAATGGAGGACGACCTAGGGAATTCTCACTCGGTTCTTCTCCACAACAGCAACGCAATGG AGTACTCCACCTTCCTCTTGGACGACGggacccccaccctcaccctgcGCACCATCGGCGGCATCATCGATCTGCACTTCTTTTTAGGACCCGATCCTGAGGATTTGAACCTTCAGTAtgcaaat ATGGTCGGCACACCCGCTATGCCCACGTACTGGTCGCTGGGTTTCCATCTTTCCCGCTGGGGTTACAACTCAACAGATGGCGTTCGTGCTGCCAGGGAGAGGATGAAGGCTATGGGCATCCCTCAG GACGTGCAGACGTGTGACATCGACTACATGGACCGTCAGCGTGATTTCACTTATGATCCTGTCAACTGGGGTGACATGCCAGACCTCATAAATGAACTGCACAATGACAACATTAAAGTCACACTAATTCTG GATCCTGCGCTGGTCATCGACTTCGACAACTACGCCCCGGCAGCGCGAGGCAAGGAATCGGACGTGTTCATCAAGTGGTCCGAGCCGAGCCTCGTCCCGAGCGACCAGGAACCCGGAACAGACGATTACATGGTGGGTTACGTGTGGCCCGATACCAAGACGATTTTCCCCGATTTCCTGAAGCCCGAGACTGCGACCTGGTGGACCAGCGAGCTCAAGCTTTTCCATGAT GTCCTGCAGTACGACGCCATCTGGATCGACATGAAGGAAAGCCGGCCCACTCGCACCAACTGACAAGCGTGGA CCGAAGGAAAGGACCCTTGGAGTCTCAAGTGTCCCGAGAACAAGTGGGACTCGCCCCCCTACCCGACCATGATGATCAGAGTCGGTGACAATCAGAGCAAGAAGATCAG TGATCACACCATCTGTATGTCCGGCAACCAGACAGATGGCACCAAGACCTACTTGCACTACGATGTCCACTCGCTGTACGGCTTAACAGAAACCATCGCCACCTACAA tGGCCTGACGGAGGTGTTCCCCAACAAGCGTCCTGTTGTCTTGTCCCGCTCCACGTTCCCGGGTTCCGGCAAGTACGCTGTCCACTGGCTAGGAGACAATGCCGCAGACTGGAAACAGATGCACATGTCCATCATTG GTATGTTCGACTTCAATATGTTTGGCTTGCCTATGGTTGGCGCTGATGTCTGTGGCTTCTTCAACGAACCTGACCTCGAAATGTGTGCCAGATGGATGCAGGTGGGAGCCTTCTATCCCTTCAG CCGCAACCACAACACGATGGGCACAGCCGACCAGGACCCCGGAATCTGGCCTGAGGTAGGAGAGATTTCGCGTGAAGTCCTCACACTGCGCTACAAGTATCTGcctttcctctactctctcttccacaAA TCCCACATGCACGGCAATTCCGTCATCCGACCTCTTCTTAACGAATTCCCCGCCGACGTCCCCGCTCGCGATGTGGACGACCAGTTCCTGTGGGGCTCTGGGCTCATGGTGGCTCCAGTGATCACGCAGGGAGCTACCTCAAGGGAGGTCTATTTCCCTCAG GGGCTTTGGTATGATCTTGTTTACGCTAAATTAGTGGCAACAGGACCAACTACCCAGACGGTATCCGCACCCTTGGAGATAATACCCGTGTATGTCCGAGGCGGCTACATCCTTCCTTATCAGGTTCCTGCTCTTAACACCGTAGAAAG TCGCAAGAATCCCTTCGGACTGACGGTCGCCTTGGACGAGCTCATGATCGCCCTAGGAGAGATCTTCTGGGACGACGGTGAAGCGCTGGAACACGTCATGTCCGAGTCTTACATGAGCAAATTGGCTTATTATCAG GACGAATTGACGATGACGGTAAGGCACGGCCAAGACGTCGTGGCTGGCATCAACTTGGAGACGATTGACATCCTTGGCTTCCCCAAGGACGCGCAGAGGATTAGTGTCAATGGCGCTGATATTACGTCCTCCAGCTGGCAGTATGATGCTGACGCGAGTCTCCTGAGCATCTATATCTCTGTCCCACTGGCCGACGACCTGAATATCaagatttattatgataatggccTTTAA